In Bradyrhizobium sp. WD16, the genomic stretch GACGATCGGCTGGATGCCGAGCACCGCGACCAGGAAGCCGTTCCACAGGCCGCAGACAAGGCCGGCGCCCAGCGCCGCGGCCAGCACCACCGGCAGGCCATGAGCGTCGGCGAGGCTCGCCGCGATGGCCCCGGCGATCGCCATGACCGCGCCGACCGACAGGTCGATGCCGCGGGTGGCGATCACCAGCACCATGCCGAGCGCCAGCAGCGCCACCGGCGCCCCGCGGTTGAAGACATCGACCAGACTGCCGAACAGCCGGCCATCCTGCAGCCGCAGGTCGAAGAATTGCGGCGAGACGGCGCGGTCGATCAGCAGGATGACGACGAAGGCGAGGAACTGGGGAAGGCCGCGGCGCAGCAGGCGAAGCACCATGATCAGAGCTCCCCGGCTTCGGCGGCGACCGGCTCCGCCGCGCCGTCGGCGGCGATGGCGTCGAGGATGGCGTGGATTTCGACCGCGGCAGCCTCGAGGCTGCCGACATGGGCACGGTCGCGCAGCACGATGACGCGGTCGGCATAGGTGACGATCTCGTCGAGTTCCGACGAGATCACCAAAAGGGCGAGACCGCCGTCGCAAAGCTCGCGGATCAGCCGGATGATCTCGGCATGGGCGCCGACGTCGATGCCGCGGGTCGGCTCGTCGAGCACCAGCAGCCGCGGCGCGGTGGCGAGCCAGCGCGCCAGCAGCACCTTCTGCTGATTGCCGCCGGACAGAAGGCCGATCGCGCGTTCCGGATCCGGCGGCCGGATGTCGAGCATGGTGATGAATCGCCTGGCGATGTCATCCTGCTCGCGGCGCGACAGCGGCCGCGCCAGACCGCGCTTCGCCTGCAACGCCAGAACGATATTCTCGCGCACCGAGAGATCGGCGATGATGCCTTCGGTCTTGCGCTCCTCGGGACAATAGCCGAAGCCGGCCCGCACCGCGTCGCGCGGTGAATGCAGCCGGATCGGCCGGCCCTCCACCGCGACGCCGCCACTGTCGGCGCGCTCGGCGCCGAACACCAGGCGGGCGGTTTCGGTCCGGCCCGAGCCGAGCAAGCCGGCGAGGCCGACGACCTCGCCCTGGCGCAGCTCGAGATCGAACGGCGCGACATAGCCGGCCTTGCCGAAGCGGGTGAAGGTGGCGCGGGACGGCCCTTTTTCACGCTCGCCCACGGCGGCGCGCCGACTTGTGGTCTCGGCGAGCTCGCGGCCGAGCATCATCCGGATCAGCTCGAGCCGCGGCAGCGACGCGGTCGCCCGCTCGCCGATCAGGCGGCCGTTGCGCAGCACCGTGACGCGGTCGCAGATCTCGTAGACCTGATCGAGGAAGTGGCTGACGAAGACGATGCCGATGCCGCGGCGGGCAAGCTCGCGCATCACCCCGAACAGGACCTCGACCTCATGGCGATCGAGGCTGGCGGTGGGCTCGTCGAGGATCAGGACGCGTGCGGACAGATCGACGGCCCGGGCGATGGCGGCGATGTGCTGGACCGCGACCGAATAGCTGCCGAGCGGCGCGGCGACGTCGATGTGCAGGCCGAAGCCCGACAGCAGGGCCGCCGCACGGCGGCGCATCTCGCCTTCTCGCACGAAGCCGAACCTTGTCGGCTCGCGTCCGAGAAAGAGGTTCTGCGCCACCGACAGATTGGGCAGCAGATTGACCTCC encodes the following:
- a CDS encoding sugar ABC transporter ATP-binding protein, producing the protein MDRGVDLPLPQHGDALLEVRGLTRSFASLRALDGVDFTLRAGEIHALLGENGAGKSTLIKLVTGVVPRDAGTVRLGGIEVAPRSAKAAVEAGIATVYQEVNLLPNLSVAQNLFLGREPTRFGFVREGEMRRRAAALLSGFGLHIDVAAPLGSYSVAVQHIAAIARAVDLSARVLILDEPTASLDRHEVEVLFGVMRELARRGIGIVFVSHFLDQVYEICDRVTVLRNGRLIGERATASLPRLELIRMMLGRELAETTSRRAAVGEREKGPSRATFTRFGKAGYVAPFDLELRQGEVVGLAGLLGSGRTETARLVFGAERADSGGVAVEGRPIRLHSPRDAVRAGFGYCPEERKTEGIIADLSVRENIVLALQAKRGLARPLSRREQDDIARRFITMLDIRPPDPERAIGLLSGGNQQKVLLARWLATAPRLLVLDEPTRGIDVGAHAEIIRLIRELCDGGLALLVISSELDEIVTYADRVIVLRDRAHVGSLEAAAVEIHAILDAIAADGAAEPVAAEAGEL